A part of Larkinella insperata genomic DNA contains:
- a CDS encoding TonB family protein codes for MTDNQPHNDHLSPDDLRNYRAGVLSAAERHRVERLLLENPLYAEALEGMETAEQETSDLTRVSNELRQRLQKRIEDDKTRRLPRWISALAASIALVMGIGLFLWLPETPEEEQAVEVFRQPPALEKAVAPADQRPSRRPAPLPPASLQTKRPTLAREAASPRDSLPMPRQDWLANSGKLGHVQEPVAITGPASVPALSRKITESAVDSIQQPAVSGFVVGDDNLPLPGVVVLFKNSQRATITDTAGRFRLTQRPKDDSLQISFIGYQMKTIRVDDLPPSSVVRLQPDTAVLSEVVIVGYGVQKEQVRSNRAFGANPAKIVAPRAPAGFEEYLTKNRQLPPEAKEKGISGTVRVRFRVETNGTVRQFSVVQSLGNGCDEEAIRLIQEGPRWQPALRKGKPFAAFTEHEIVF; via the coding sequence ATGACTGACAACCAACCCCATAACGACCATTTGTCCCCCGACGACCTGCGCAACTACCGGGCCGGGGTTCTTTCCGCTGCCGAACGGCACCGGGTGGAACGGCTGCTGCTCGAAAACCCGCTGTATGCCGAAGCGTTGGAAGGGATGGAGACCGCTGAGCAGGAAACAAGCGATTTGACTCGGGTATCGAATGAATTACGCCAGCGGTTACAGAAACGAATTGAAGACGACAAAACCCGTCGGTTGCCCCGCTGGATTTCTGCTCTGGCGGCCTCGATTGCGCTGGTGATGGGCATTGGTTTATTCCTGTGGTTACCGGAGACTCCTGAAGAAGAACAAGCCGTTGAGGTGTTCCGACAGCCACCCGCGCTGGAAAAGGCCGTTGCCCCGGCCGATCAGCGCCCAAGCCGTCGGCCAGCCCCGTTACCCCCCGCGAGCCTTCAAACGAAACGCCCGACGTTAGCCCGTGAAGCTGCTTCTCCCAGGGATAGCCTGCCGATGCCGCGACAGGATTGGCTGGCTAATTCTGGTAAATTGGGTCATGTCCAGGAACCGGTGGCGATAACGGGCCCCGCTTCCGTTCCCGCTCTATCCCGGAAAATAACCGAATCCGCCGTCGATTCCATTCAACAGCCCGCTGTCAGTGGTTTCGTGGTTGGGGACGATAATTTACCCCTGCCGGGAGTGGTTGTGCTGTTTAAAAATTCTCAGCGTGCCACCATTACTGACACGGCCGGGCGTTTCAGGCTCACTCAACGGCCGAAAGACGACTCGTTACAGATTAGTTTTATCGGCTACCAAATGAAAACAATCCGCGTTGACGATCTGCCACCCTCCAGCGTTGTTCGCTTACAGCCCGATACGGCGGTCCTGTCGGAAGTAGTGATTGTGGGTTATGGCGTTCAGAAGGAGCAGGTGCGGTCTAACCGTGCATTTGGAGCCAATCCGGCAAAAATCGTTGCCCCCCGCGCCCCGGCTGGTTTTGAGGAATACCTGACAAAAAACCGGCAGTTACCGCCTGAAGCCAAAGAAAAAGGAATTTCCGGAACGGTACGCGTCCGGTTTCGGGTAGAAACCAACGGAACCGTTCGCCAGTTTTCTGTCGTGCAATCCCTCGGAAATGG
- a CDS encoding RNA polymerase sigma factor: MFFKRFRKPIPVTDAEYLSAYKTTGDLNVLGALYERYMELVYAVCFNYLRDEEESKDAVMHLFEQLITDLRKYEIQNFKSWLHSTARNHCLMHLRQRKMIAGGVNEEAEAETLPMPLTSWPESDGLELETKLTHLDGCLQTLSEEQRTSITLFYLNQKTYADIAELTGYELKNIKSHLQNGRRNLKICMDKRHD; this comes from the coding sequence ATGTTTTTTAAACGATTCCGTAAACCGATACCCGTCACTGATGCCGAATACCTGTCGGCCTATAAGACTACGGGCGACCTGAACGTGCTCGGTGCGTTGTATGAACGGTATATGGAACTGGTGTATGCGGTTTGTTTCAACTACTTGCGGGATGAAGAAGAGAGCAAAGATGCCGTCATGCACTTGTTCGAGCAGTTGATCACGGATTTGCGGAAATACGAAATTCAGAACTTCAAAAGCTGGCTACACTCAACCGCCCGCAACCACTGTCTGATGCACCTGCGGCAGCGGAAAATGATAGCTGGTGGAGTTAACGAAGAGGCTGAAGCGGAAACACTGCCCATGCCCCTGACCAGTTGGCCGGAATCCGACGGCCTGGAGCTGGAAACGAAGCTCACCCACCTGGATGGCTGTTTGCAAACGCTGTCGGAGGAACAACGCACCAGCATCACCCTGTTTTACCTGAATCAGAAAACTTACGCCGACATCGCCGAATTAACGGGCTATGAGTTGAAAAACATAAAAAGCCATCTTCAAAATGGCCGACGAAACCTGAAAATCTGCATGGACAAACGCCATGACTGA